In Paractinoplanes brasiliensis, the following proteins share a genomic window:
- a CDS encoding type II toxin-antitoxin system VapB family antitoxin produces MIFKAVRDGAPYPDHHTTLKAWAEIPPRPIRLADLITTKRELALDKLLAEDSTFYGDLFPHVVEYQGALYLEDGLHRALRAALQQRNQIHARVLVVA; encoded by the coding sequence GTGATCTTCAAGGCGGTCCGGGACGGAGCCCCGTATCCCGATCACCACACAACGCTCAAGGCATGGGCCGAGATCCCGCCCCGGCCGATCCGGCTGGCCGATCTGATCACCACCAAGCGCGAGCTGGCTCTCGACAAGCTGCTCGCCGAGGATTCGACGTTCTACGGTGATCTCTTCCCGCACGTCGTGGAATACCAGGGCGCCCTCTATCTGGAGGACGGCCTGCACCGCGCGCTACGGGCGGCGCTGCAACAGCGCAACCAGATCCACGCCCGCGTGCTGGTCGTCGCCTGA
- a CDS encoding nitroreductase family protein produces the protein MEFDDVLRKRRMVRSYDPDRPVPPEIVDKIVRHGLRAPSAGFSQGWSFLVLTEPDDRDLFWSSTASPDAPDDWLTRMQTATVIIVCFSNKSVYLDRYAQPDKGWTDRDEARWPVPYWDIDTGFAALLMHLSAVNEELGSCFFGIPVPAIPGFKDAFGVPAEFSPIGVLTVGYRAPDKRSPSLKRGHRPVDDVVHHGRWAAPQQG, from the coding sequence GTGGAATTCGATGACGTCCTGCGCAAGCGGCGGATGGTGCGCAGCTACGACCCCGACCGGCCGGTGCCGCCCGAGATCGTTGACAAGATCGTGCGGCACGGGCTGCGCGCCCCGAGCGCCGGTTTCTCGCAGGGCTGGAGCTTCCTGGTCCTGACCGAGCCGGACGACCGCGACCTCTTCTGGTCGTCGACCGCCTCACCGGACGCGCCGGACGACTGGCTGACCCGGATGCAGACCGCGACGGTGATCATCGTCTGCTTCTCGAACAAGTCGGTCTATCTCGATCGCTACGCCCAGCCCGACAAGGGCTGGACGGATCGCGACGAGGCGCGCTGGCCGGTGCCGTACTGGGACATCGACACCGGCTTCGCCGCGCTGCTCATGCACCTCAGCGCGGTCAACGAGGAACTGGGGTCGTGCTTCTTCGGCATCCCGGTTCCGGCGATCCCGGGCTTCAAGGACGCGTTCGGTGTGCCGGCCGAGTTCAGCCCGATCGGCGTGCTCACCGTCGGCTATCGGGCACCGGACAAGAGGTCTCCGTCACTCAAGCGCGGGCACCGCCCGGTGGACGATGTGGTGCATCATGGCCGGTGGGCCGCGCCGCAACAGGGCTAG
- a CDS encoding aldose 1-epimerase family protein, whose amino-acid sequence MTSVVAAKSGTQWSIEADGQSAVVVEVGGSLRGYSVGDVAVLDGFEADELSPASAGQILAPWPNRIRDGQYTFEEQAYQLSLTEPARHNAIHGLVNWSRWTLAEQSASSVTLQFELPAQIGYPWWLTLRSTWSVSAAGLRCDQEVVNNSATNAPWGYSVHPYVQLPGVSVDDTLLHVPARKRIVADARLLPIGANPVAGTEFDFTEPRKVGDLVLDTTFSDITHDAEGVTEVTIADPSSDRKVVVWADDKFKYWQVFSGDTLHGERFRRSLAIEPMTCPPDSFRTGRDLIVLAPGERWTASWGIKG is encoded by the coding sequence ATGACGAGTGTCGTAGCCGCGAAGTCCGGCACCCAGTGGTCCATCGAGGCGGACGGGCAGAGCGCCGTCGTCGTGGAGGTCGGCGGCTCGCTCCGCGGCTACTCCGTCGGCGACGTGGCGGTGCTCGACGGCTTCGAGGCCGACGAGCTGTCCCCGGCCTCGGCCGGCCAGATCCTCGCGCCGTGGCCCAACCGCATCCGTGACGGGCAGTACACGTTCGAGGAGCAGGCCTACCAGCTCTCGCTGACCGAGCCGGCCCGCCACAACGCCATCCACGGCCTGGTCAACTGGAGCCGCTGGACGCTCGCCGAGCAGTCCGCGTCCTCGGTGACCCTGCAGTTCGAGCTGCCCGCGCAGATCGGCTACCCGTGGTGGTTGACCCTGCGGTCCACCTGGTCGGTGTCGGCGGCCGGCCTGCGCTGCGACCAAGAGGTGGTGAACAACTCGGCGACGAACGCGCCGTGGGGTTACTCCGTGCACCCGTACGTGCAGCTGCCCGGTGTGAGCGTCGACGACACCCTGCTGCACGTGCCGGCCCGCAAGCGGATCGTGGCCGACGCCCGGCTGCTGCCGATCGGGGCCAACCCGGTCGCCGGCACGGAGTTCGACTTCACCGAGCCCCGCAAGGTCGGCGACCTGGTGCTCGACACCACGTTCAGCGACATCACGCACGACGCCGAGGGAGTCACCGAGGTGACGATCGCCGACCCGTCCTCCGACCGCAAGGTGGTGGTCTGGGCCGACGACAAGTTCAAGTACTGGCAGGTCTTCTCGGGCGACACGCTGCACGGCGAGCGGTTCCGCCGGTCGCTGGCGATCGAGCCGATGACCTGCCCGCCCGACTCGTTCCGCACCGGCCGGGACCTGATCGTGCTGGCCCCGGGCGAGCGCTGGACGGCCTCGTGGGGAATCAAGGGCTGA
- a CDS encoding MFS transporter, with protein sequence MSEKVAERKSWVIDVRPLRVTAYRRMWVGNGLSFFGFQFTAVAVPVEMYAITHSSAWVGLLGIAGLIPLLIFGLWGGAAADVVDRRKLLLASSLLAWIATVGLLAQALFAVNSAWLLLALTAVQSAGFAISSPTRQAIIPRIVPTGLVPAANTLSYTTTTAGGVLGPLAAGLIFAVSGTGAGVTTAYLVDAMLFTISFWATWRLPPIPPIEHEPGEQRPTAGLKGIAVGLKFLVTQPVLLLSFAVDIVAMVFAMPRALFPEVAVDRFGGDWAVGWLFSAIAIGSVVGGLTSGWIGRIKRQGVALVLAVVAWGVAIGLSGLAHSLWLMVLLLAVGGAADLVSAVYRQSILQVYAPDRLRGRLQGVFTVVVAGGPRLGDLRAGATADLTSPAVSWAGGGFAAAGLAVVLAAAFPALLRYRPPAVQAAGTDDDANR encoded by the coding sequence GTGAGCGAAAAGGTGGCCGAGCGCAAGTCCTGGGTCATCGACGTCCGGCCCCTGCGGGTCACCGCTTACCGGCGGATGTGGGTCGGCAACGGCCTCTCGTTCTTCGGCTTCCAGTTCACCGCGGTGGCCGTCCCGGTCGAGATGTACGCGATCACCCACTCGTCGGCCTGGGTCGGCCTGCTCGGCATCGCCGGCCTGATCCCGCTGCTGATCTTCGGGCTGTGGGGCGGGGCCGCGGCCGACGTGGTCGACCGGCGCAAACTGCTGCTGGCCAGCTCGTTGCTGGCCTGGATCGCCACCGTAGGACTGCTCGCGCAGGCTTTGTTCGCCGTGAACAGCGCCTGGCTGCTGCTGGCGCTGACCGCCGTGCAGTCGGCCGGGTTCGCGATCAGCTCGCCGACCCGGCAGGCGATCATCCCGCGGATCGTGCCGACCGGGCTGGTGCCGGCGGCCAACACGCTGTCCTACACGACCACCACGGCCGGTGGGGTGCTCGGTCCGCTGGCGGCCGGCCTGATCTTCGCGGTCTCCGGCACGGGCGCCGGGGTCACCACGGCGTACCTGGTCGACGCGATGTTGTTCACGATCTCGTTCTGGGCCACCTGGCGGCTGCCGCCGATCCCGCCGATCGAGCACGAGCCGGGCGAACAGAGGCCCACGGCCGGGCTCAAGGGCATCGCGGTCGGCCTGAAGTTCCTGGTCACGCAGCCGGTGCTGCTGCTCTCGTTCGCTGTCGACATCGTCGCCATGGTGTTCGCGATGCCCCGGGCGCTCTTCCCCGAGGTGGCCGTCGACCGGTTCGGCGGTGACTGGGCGGTGGGCTGGCTGTTCAGCGCGATCGCGATCGGCTCGGTGGTGGGCGGCCTGACCTCGGGCTGGATCGGCCGGATCAAGCGGCAGGGCGTGGCGCTGGTGCTCGCCGTGGTCGCGTGGGGGGTGGCGATCGGGCTGTCCGGCCTGGCCCACAGCCTGTGGCTGATGGTGCTGCTGCTCGCGGTCGGCGGCGCGGCCGACCTGGTCAGCGCCGTGTACCGGCAGTCGATCCTGCAGGTCTACGCGCCCGACCGGCTCCGCGGCCGGTTGCAGGGCGTGTTCACCGTGGTCGTCGCGGGTGGGCCGCGCCTCGGTGACCTGCGCGCGGGTGCGACCGCCGACCTCACCTCGCCGGCCGTCTCGTGGGCCGGCGGCGGGTTCGCGGCGGCGGGTCTGGCCGTCGTGCTGGCGGCCGCCTTCCCGGCCCTGCTCAGATACCGCCCTCCCGCGGTGCAAGCCGCCGGTACGGATGACGACGCCAACCGATAA
- the pdxH gene encoding pyridoxamine 5'-phosphate oxidase: MRRDYTARGALLETELAADWHTQFEAWFTEAAGFGLPEPNAMIVATATPDGRPSARTVLLKEYDERGFVFFTNYSSRKGSELAANPYASLVFPWFPMQRQVLVTGVAERVSRSETEEYFASRPRGSQLGAWASPQSSVLPDRETLDAGLAAVRERFGDGPIPAPEHWGGFLVVPETVEFWQGRSSRLHDRLCYRRTGEGSWVVERLAP, translated from the coding sequence ATGCGGCGTGACTACACCGCGCGTGGGGCGCTGCTCGAGACCGAGTTGGCGGCGGACTGGCACACCCAGTTCGAGGCCTGGTTCACCGAGGCGGCCGGGTTCGGCCTGCCCGAGCCGAACGCCATGATCGTCGCGACCGCCACGCCGGACGGCCGGCCGAGCGCCCGGACGGTGCTGCTCAAGGAGTACGACGAGCGCGGCTTTGTGTTCTTCACCAACTACTCCTCGCGCAAGGGCTCCGAGCTCGCCGCCAACCCGTACGCGAGCCTGGTCTTCCCCTGGTTCCCGATGCAGCGCCAGGTGCTGGTCACGGGCGTGGCCGAGCGGGTGAGCCGCTCCGAGACCGAGGAGTACTTCGCGAGCCGGCCGCGCGGTTCCCAGCTGGGCGCCTGGGCGAGCCCGCAGTCGTCGGTGCTGCCGGACCGCGAGACGCTCGACGCCGGTCTGGCCGCGGTGCGGGAGCGCTTCGGTGACGGCCCGATCCCCGCGCCGGAGCACTGGGGCGGGTTCCTCGTCGTGCCCGAGACGGTCGAGTTCTGGCAGGGGCGGAGCAGCCGCCTGCACGATCGGCTGTGCTACCGCCGTACGGGCGAAGGGTCTTGGGTTGTCGAGAGGCTCGCGCCGTGA